The following are encoded together in the Candidatus Hydrogenedentota bacterium genome:
- the nuoC gene encoding NADH-quinone oxidoreductase subunit C/D gives MDSTTTITEELQQRFGADSLVVQETRDGIPTLWVSAQLLLPVLMWLKNDAAKPYRLLYDLFGIDERVRLDREQHSYGDLTVVYHLLSFERNADIRLKVAIPIDLPVVPSATSLWPNANWYEREAWDMYGIRFEGHPNLRRILMPNTWTGHPLRKDHPARATEIEPFQLPDEKQAREQEAMQFKPEEWGLKRGTEDFDYMFLNLGPHHPGTHGLLRIILQLDGEEIVEAIPDIGYHHRGAEKMGERQTWHSFIPYTDRIDYLSGVMNNLAYLLSVEQLAGIQVPARAQTIRVMMSELFRIASHLVWYGTFAQDIGALSPTFFMFNDRELILGIVEAICGGRMHPSWFRIGGVAHDLPQGWQKPIKEFIAYFPQRLKDYDTALMKNRIFKARTQGVGGYSLKEAIDWGVTGPGLRACGSDWDLRKTRPYSGFENYEFDVPTAVKGDCYDRAVVRIEEMRQSLRIIEQCVNNMPEGHYKSDHPLTTPPRKERTMHDIETLITHFLNVSWGPIIPAGEGFYGIEGSKGSYGYHLISDGNTMSYRTRIRTPSFPHMQMLPLLSRGVGVSDLLSILGSMDYVLADVDR, from the coding sequence ATGGACAGTACCACCACCATAACGGAAGAATTGCAGCAACGCTTCGGCGCCGACTCGCTGGTCGTTCAGGAAACCCGCGACGGCATCCCGACGCTCTGGGTGAGCGCGCAACTGCTGCTCCCCGTCCTGATGTGGCTCAAGAACGACGCCGCGAAACCCTATCGGCTGCTTTACGATCTGTTCGGTATCGACGAGCGCGTGCGTCTGGATCGGGAGCAGCACTCCTATGGCGATCTCACGGTGGTCTACCACCTGTTGTCCTTTGAGCGCAACGCGGACATCCGCCTCAAGGTCGCCATTCCAATCGATCTGCCCGTGGTTCCGTCGGCGACCTCGCTGTGGCCCAATGCCAACTGGTATGAGCGCGAGGCCTGGGACATGTACGGCATTCGCTTCGAAGGTCACCCCAACCTCCGCCGTATCCTCATGCCCAATACCTGGACGGGTCACCCGCTTCGCAAGGATCACCCGGCGCGCGCCACGGAAATCGAGCCTTTCCAGTTGCCCGATGAGAAGCAGGCCCGCGAGCAGGAAGCCATGCAGTTCAAGCCCGAAGAGTGGGGCCTGAAGCGCGGCACGGAAGATTTCGACTACATGTTCCTGAACCTGGGACCCCACCATCCGGGTACCCATGGTCTCCTGCGTATTATTCTTCAGTTGGACGGCGAGGAAATCGTCGAGGCCATCCCCGACATCGGCTACCACCACCGCGGTGCCGAGAAAATGGGCGAACGCCAGACCTGGCACAGCTTTATTCCGTATACCGACCGCATTGACTACCTCAGCGGCGTGATGAACAATCTGGCCTATCTCTTGTCCGTGGAGCAGCTTGCGGGCATTCAAGTGCCCGCCCGCGCCCAGACCATCCGCGTGATGATGTCGGAGCTCTTCCGCATCGCCAGCCACCTGGTGTGGTACGGAACCTTCGCCCAGGATATCGGCGCACTGTCGCCCACCTTCTTCATGTTCAATGACCGCGAGTTGATCCTCGGCATCGTCGAAGCCATCTGCGGCGGGCGCATGCACCCGAGCTGGTTCCGCATCGGCGGCGTGGCCCACGACCTGCCCCAGGGTTGGCAGAAGCCGATCAAAGAGTTTATTGCCTACTTCCCCCAGCGCCTGAAAGACTACGACACGGCGTTGATGAAAAATCGTATTTTCAAGGCGCGCACCCAGGGTGTGGGCGGATATTCACTTAAAGAAGCCATCGACTGGGGTGTGACGGGCCCCGGCCTTCGCGCCTGCGGCTCCGACTGGGACCTGCGCAAGACGCGTCCCTACTCGGGTTTCGAGAATTATGAATTCGACGTGCCCACCGCCGTAAAAGGCGATTGCTATGATCGCGCGGTGGTGCGCATCGAAGAGATGCGCCAGAGCCTGCGGATCATCGAGCAGTGTGTGAACAACATGCCCGAGGGCCACTACAAGTCCGATCACCCGCTGACCACACCGCCGCGCAAAGAGCGGACGATGCACGATATCGAGACGCTGATCACCCACTTCCTGAATGTGAGTTGGGGCCCCATCATCCCCGCGGGTGAAGGCTTCTACGGCATCGAAGGCAGCAAGGGCAGCTACGGCTATCATCTGATCAGCGACGGCAACACCATGTCGTACCGCACCCGTATTCGCACCCCTTCGTTCCCCCACATGCAGATGCTGCCGCTCCTGAGCCGCGGCGTCGGCGTCTCGGACCTTCTTTCCATCCTCGGCAGCATGGATTACGTGCTTGCCGACGTTGATCGATAG
- the nuoE gene encoding NADH-quinone oxidoreductase subunit NuoE — protein MLPQEIQDEINHHIHEPAHKQAACTEALRIVQEHRGWIDDDSIREIAEFLDMSVEELDSVATFYNLIHRRPVGRHVIRICSSVSCWVMGYDALREALLKRLGVALGETTPDGRFTLIPNQCLGTCDRAPALLIGKDLYQNVDPAGIDEILNRYV, from the coding sequence ATGTTGCCCCAGGAAATACAAGACGAGATAAACCACCACATCCACGAGCCCGCGCACAAGCAGGCGGCGTGTACGGAGGCCCTGCGCATCGTGCAGGAGCACCGCGGCTGGATCGACGACGACAGCATCCGCGAGATTGCCGAGTTCCTGGACATGTCGGTCGAAGAACTGGACAGTGTGGCCACATTTTACAATCTCATCCACCGCCGCCCGGTGGGCCGCCACGTTATTCGCATCTGCTCCAGCGTCAGTTGCTGGGTCATGGGCTACGACGCGCTCCGCGAGGCGCTGCTCAAGCGCCTGGGTGTTGCTCTCGGCGAGACGACCCCCGATGGGCGCTTTACCCTTATTCCGAATCAGTGCCTGGGCACCTGTGATCGCGCGCCGGCCTTACTGATCGGCAAGGACCTGTACCAGAACGTCGATCCCGCCGGTATCGACGAAATCCTGAACCGCTACGTGTAA
- the nuoF gene encoding NADH-quinone oxidoreductase subunit NuoF: protein MNETPLTKNIKPGQAPPPIADYERAGGYAAVRSALATMQPADVTARVKDANMRGRGGAGFPTGIKWSLVPIGPDAPKPKYLVVNADEMEPGTFKDRVLLEGDPHQLLEGIFLASYAIEANIAYIFLRGEYTLAQERITNAINEAYAKGYFGKNILGSGYDLDVYLHMSIGRYICGEETALLNALEGKRANPRSKPPFPQISGLWGKPTIVNNVETLCNIPHIINNGTEWFKSISRTPNGGTKLFGVSGKVKRPGLWELPLGVTIGEILDLAGGMQDGLELRGIIPGGASTDFLGPEHLDLQMDFDTVGKAGSRMGTGTMIILDDKTCPVGMVRNLIQFFAHESCGWCTPCRDGLPWLDKVLVAIEKGEGKMEDLDMIMRHTRWLGPGMTFCALAPGAMSPLGSALKRFRDDFERHIREKKCPWS from the coding sequence GTGAACGAAACGCCCCTTACCAAAAACATCAAGCCCGGCCAGGCGCCACCGCCCATCGCGGACTATGAACGCGCGGGTGGCTACGCCGCCGTACGCTCCGCCCTCGCCACCATGCAGCCCGCCGATGTGACCGCGCGCGTGAAAGACGCCAACATGCGCGGGCGCGGCGGCGCGGGTTTCCCCACCGGCATCAAGTGGTCCCTCGTGCCCATCGGCCCCGATGCGCCCAAGCCCAAGTACCTTGTGGTCAATGCCGACGAAATGGAGCCGGGCACCTTCAAGGACCGCGTGTTGCTGGAAGGCGATCCCCACCAGTTGCTGGAAGGCATCTTTCTGGCCTCCTACGCCATCGAGGCCAACATCGCCTATATCTTTCTACGGGGCGAATACACGCTGGCCCAGGAGCGCATCACCAACGCCATCAATGAGGCGTATGCCAAGGGTTACTTCGGGAAGAACATCCTCGGCTCGGGCTATGACCTCGACGTCTACCTTCACATGAGTATTGGTCGCTATATATGCGGCGAGGAAACCGCCCTGCTCAACGCCCTCGAAGGCAAGCGCGCCAATCCCCGCTCGAAGCCGCCCTTTCCCCAGATCAGCGGCCTGTGGGGCAAGCCCACGATCGTGAACAACGTCGAGACGCTTTGCAACATCCCGCACATCATCAACAACGGCACCGAATGGTTTAAGAGCATCAGCCGCACGCCCAACGGCGGCACCAAGCTTTTTGGCGTCAGCGGCAAGGTGAAGCGCCCCGGCCTGTGGGAACTTCCCCTCGGCGTAACCATCGGCGAGATTCTTGATCTGGCCGGTGGAATGCAGGATGGTCTCGAGTTGCGTGGGATCATCCCCGGCGGCGCGTCCACCGATTTCCTCGGACCGGAACATCTCGACTTGCAGATGGACTTCGATACCGTGGGCAAGGCCGGCAGCCGCATGGGCACCGGAACCATGATTATTCTGGATGACAAGACCTGCCCCGTGGGCATGGTCCGAAATCTGATTCAGTTCTTCGCCCACGAATCCTGCGGCTGGTGTACCCCCTGCCGCGATGGACTCCCCTGGCTCGACAAGGTCCTGGTGGCCATCGAGAAGGGCGAAGGCAAGATGGAAGACCTGGACATGATCATGCGCCACACCCGCTGGCTCGGGCCGGGCATGACTTTTTGCGCACTGGCGCCCGGCGCGATGTCGCCCCTGGGCAGCGCACTGAAGCGTTTTCGGGACGACTTCGAGCGGCACATCCGCGAGAAGAAGTGTCCCTGGAGTTAA
- the nuoG gene encoding NADH-quinone oxidoreductase subunit NuoG: protein MATIYIDGKPYETSDGQNLLEACVELGVNVPYFCWHPALGSVGACRQCAVTQYKDENDKQGRVVMSCMTPVADGMRIGVEDQDSKEFRGNIIEWMMTNHPHDCPVCDEGGECHLQDMTLMTGHNYRDYRFEKRTFRNQNLGPFINHEMNRCIQCYRCVRYYKDYAGGTDLDAFANGNRTYFGRHEDGTLESEFSGNLVEVCPTGVFTDKTLKQHYARRWDFTTAPSVCVHCALGCNITPGERYGKLRRIRNRYNGEVNGYFLCDRGRYGYEYVNSDERPQMPLLRKAGEAEQVQVDRDEALAHIAGLIGKGAKVIGIGSPRASLESNFALRTLVGAKNFYKGMSKNDSAIIASIVSILRDGPVRSPGLGELPRFDATFVLGEDLTNVAPVAALNIRQTVLNRPKAIARKLGIADWNALAVKEAVDTERGPLYIATPAGGKLDDVATKTYHAPPFEIARLGFAVAHAIDSECPQPEGISPEVAELAEIIARDLMAADKPLVVSGPSGRSQATVHAAANVAWALHRKGRTPGIYYTENECNTVGLGLLGGGNLDDAIDAVLSGAADTVVIVENDLYRRADHARVDALLGTAKHVIVIDHTRTETAKKAEVVLPAATFAEGDGTLVNNIGRAQRITEVFAAPGQIRESWRWIRRMRAVAGLGTMKEWSTLDDFLSTLADAVPAFSRILDVSPSASFRVGGQRIPRQSHRFSGRTAIKANEHVSETKIWEDPDSPMSFSMEGFQHMTPAALVSSFWLPGWNSAQSITRFQEEVNGPLEGGDPGIRLIEPAAESTARYFKDIPHEHSVADGQFLTVPLHHIYGSEELSALSPAVAERTPKPYVALSPADAGRLGVSVGDTVEVTLGDDTLVLNAEINPTLQAGVTGLPWGLPGMPYLDLPRAATVRKAIAQ from the coding sequence ATGGCGACCATTTACATCGACGGCAAGCCCTACGAGACCTCGGACGGGCAGAACCTGCTGGAAGCCTGCGTGGAGCTGGGCGTCAACGTGCCCTATTTCTGCTGGCACCCCGCCCTCGGTTCCGTGGGCGCGTGCCGCCAGTGCGCCGTGACGCAATACAAGGACGAGAACGACAAGCAGGGACGCGTCGTCATGTCCTGCATGACCCCCGTGGCCGACGGCATGCGCATCGGCGTCGAAGACCAGGACTCGAAGGAGTTCCGGGGCAATATCATCGAGTGGATGATGACGAACCACCCCCACGATTGCCCGGTCTGCGACGAAGGCGGCGAATGCCATCTTCAGGACATGACCCTGATGACGGGCCACAATTATCGAGATTACCGCTTCGAGAAGCGCACCTTCCGGAACCAGAATCTGGGGCCCTTCATCAACCACGAGATGAACCGCTGCATCCAGTGCTACCGCTGTGTCCGCTATTACAAAGATTATGCGGGCGGAACCGATCTGGATGCCTTTGCCAACGGCAACCGCACCTATTTCGGTCGCCACGAAGACGGAACCCTCGAAAGCGAATTCAGCGGCAACCTGGTCGAAGTTTGCCCCACGGGCGTATTCACCGACAAGACCCTGAAGCAACACTATGCCCGCCGCTGGGACTTCACGACCGCGCCGTCGGTCTGCGTTCACTGCGCGCTCGGTTGCAACATCACGCCCGGTGAGCGCTATGGCAAGCTCCGCCGTATCCGCAATCGCTACAACGGCGAAGTGAACGGTTATTTCCTTTGCGACCGTGGCCGCTATGGCTACGAGTACGTGAACAGCGACGAGCGCCCCCAGATGCCCCTCCTGCGCAAGGCGGGCGAAGCGGAGCAGGTGCAGGTGGATCGCGACGAGGCCCTGGCGCATATCGCGGGACTCATCGGGAAGGGCGCCAAGGTCATCGGCATCGGATCGCCCCGCGCCTCGCTGGAGTCGAACTTTGCGCTCCGCACCCTCGTTGGAGCGAAGAACTTTTACAAAGGCATGTCGAAAAATGACAGCGCCATCATCGCCTCCATCGTAAGCATCCTCCGTGACGGCCCGGTCCGCTCGCCCGGACTCGGTGAGCTTCCCCGTTTCGACGCCACCTTTGTGCTCGGCGAGGACCTGACCAATGTGGCTCCCGTGGCGGCCCTCAACATCCGCCAGACGGTGCTGAACCGCCCGAAGGCCATTGCCCGCAAGCTGGGCATCGCCGACTGGAACGCCCTCGCGGTGAAAGAGGCCGTGGACACCGAGCGGGGTCCCCTGTACATCGCCACACCCGCGGGCGGCAAGCTCGACGACGTTGCGACAAAGACCTATCATGCCCCGCCCTTCGAAATCGCGCGCCTCGGCTTTGCCGTGGCTCACGCCATCGATTCGGAATGTCCCCAGCCGGAGGGAATTTCGCCCGAAGTGGCTGAACTCGCGGAGATCATCGCCCGCGATCTGATGGCGGCCGACAAGCCCCTCGTGGTTTCCGGCCCCTCGGGCCGAAGCCAGGCCACGGTCCATGCCGCGGCGAACGTGGCCTGGGCCCTGCACCGCAAGGGCCGCACGCCCGGCATCTACTATACCGAAAATGAGTGCAACACCGTGGGCCTGGGGCTCCTCGGCGGCGGCAACCTGGACGACGCCATCGACGCCGTCCTGAGCGGCGCGGCCGACACGGTGGTGATAGTGGAGAATGACCTCTATCGCCGCGCGGATCATGCCCGCGTTGACGCGCTCCTCGGCACGGCAAAGCATGTCATCGTAATCGATCACACCCGCACCGAGACGGCGAAAAAAGCCGAAGTGGTGCTGCCCGCCGCGACCTTTGCCGAAGGCGACGGCACGCTGGTCAACAATATCGGCCGCGCCCAGCGCATCACGGAAGTATTCGCGGCTCCCGGCCAGATTCGAGAGTCGTGGCGTTGGATCCGTCGTATGCGCGCGGTTGCCGGACTCGGGACCATGAAGGAATGGTCCACCCTGGACGATTTCCTTTCCACCCTGGCCGATGCGGTGCCCGCCTTCTCTCGAATTCTCGACGTGTCGCCCTCGGCCTCGTTCCGCGTCGGCGGCCAGCGCATCCCGCGCCAGTCCCACCGGTTCAGCGGGCGCACGGCCATCAAGGCGAACGAGCACGTGAGTGAGACGAAGATCTGGGAAGATCCCGATTCGCCCATGTCCTTCTCCATGGAAGGCTTCCAGCACATGACGCCCGCGGCCCTGGTGTCGTCCTTCTGGCTGCCCGGCTGGAACTCGGCCCAGTCGATCACGCGCTTTCAGGAGGAGGTAAACGGTCCCCTCGAAGGCGGCGATCCAGGCATACGCCTGATCGAGCCCGCGGCGGAAAGCACCGCCCGCTACTTCAAGGACATCCCCCATGAGCACAGCGTGGCCGATGGGCAGTTCCTCACCGTGCCGCTCCATCATATTTACGGATCCGAAGAACTGAGCGCCCTTTCGCCCGCCGTGGCCGAGCGCACACCCAAACCCTATGTTGCCCTCAGTCCCGCCGACGCCGGACGCCTCGGCGTGTCCGTGGGCGATACCGTCGAGGTGACCCTGGGGGATGACACCCTGGTCTTGAATGCCGAAATCAACCCGACGCTGCAGGCCGGCGTGACGGGCCTGCCCTGGGGCTTGCCCGGCATGCCCTATCTCGACCTGCCCCGGGCCGCCACGGTGCGAAAGGCGATCGCGCAATGA
- the nuoH gene encoding NADH-quinone oxidoreductase subunit NuoH, whose translation MSAMIQPMFNIVFVLGALMTTASGLIWLERRLLALWQDRYGPNRVGPFGFGQVIADMLKIFTKEDWTPPFADRAVFVLAPMIIMVTVLMSFAVVPFSPDIVVLDLDVGLLFFLAMSSMGVYSVALAGWASNNKYSLLGGLRASAQMLAYEVFMGLSVMGVVMLAGSFSLKDIVAAQEDMWFCIPQFLGMCIFMIAGIAETHRIPFDLPEAESELVAGFHSEYSGMKFGMFFVGEYIGITLISALTSTLFLGGWHGPWLPPLFWFMFKTFILICGFILLRASLPRMRYDQLMAFGWKLMLPLALLNLMVTGAIVLAQQ comes from the coding sequence ATGAGTGCAATGATTCAGCCCATGTTCAACATCGTCTTCGTGCTTGGGGCGCTCATGACCACGGCGAGCGGCCTTATCTGGCTGGAGCGTCGCCTGCTGGCGCTGTGGCAGGACCGCTACGGTCCCAACCGCGTGGGCCCGTTCGGCTTCGGCCAGGTCATCGCGGACATGCTGAAGATTTTCACCAAGGAGGACTGGACTCCGCCCTTCGCGGACCGCGCGGTTTTCGTGCTCGCGCCGATGATCATCATGGTCACGGTGCTCATGTCTTTTGCCGTGGTGCCCTTTTCGCCCGATATTGTGGTGCTCGATCTCGATGTGGGCCTGCTGTTCTTTCTGGCCATGTCCTCCATGGGCGTGTACAGCGTGGCCTTGGCGGGTTGGGCATCCAACAACAAGTATTCGCTCCTCGGCGGCCTCCGCGCTTCCGCCCAGATGTTGGCCTACGAAGTGTTCATGGGCCTCTCCGTCATGGGCGTGGTGATGCTGGCCGGTTCCTTCAGCCTGAAAGACATCGTGGCGGCGCAGGAGGACATGTGGTTCTGCATTCCCCAGTTTCTGGGCATGTGCATCTTCATGATCGCCGGCATTGCGGAGACGCACCGCATCCCCTTCGACCTTCCGGAAGCGGAGAGCGAGCTCGTGGCCGGTTTCCACTCGGAATACTCCGGCATGAAGTTCGGCATGTTCTTCGTGGGCGAGTACATCGGCATCACCCTGATCTCCGCGCTCACGTCCACGCTCTTTCTCGGCGGCTGGCACGGCCCCTGGCTTCCGCCCCTCTTCTGGTTCATGTTCAAGACCTTTATTCTTATTTGTGGGTTCATCCTGCTGCGCGCTTCACTGCCGCGCATGCGCTACGACCAGCTCATGGCCTTCGGCTGGAAGTTGATGCTCCCCCTGGCCCTGCTTAACCTGATGGTAACCGGCGCGATCGTGCTCGCCCAGCAATAG
- the nuoI gene encoding NADH-quinone oxidoreductase subunit NuoI produces the protein MFSIFQSMWVVLKHTFAKRVTVQYPDERPKIAPRWRGRIVLTRDPDGEERCVGCHLCAVACPVDCIALQSTEDEHGRRYPEFFRINFSRCIFCGYCEEACPTYAIQLTPDFEMCEFNRQNLVYEKEDLLISGQGKYPGYNFYRVAGLAIKDKGKGEAENEAAPVDVRSLLP, from the coding sequence ATGTTCAGCATATTTCAAAGCATGTGGGTGGTATTGAAGCACACCTTCGCCAAACGCGTGACGGTGCAATACCCCGATGAGCGCCCGAAAATCGCGCCCCGCTGGCGCGGTCGTATCGTGTTGACGCGCGATCCCGACGGCGAAGAGCGCTGCGTGGGATGCCACCTGTGCGCCGTGGCCTGCCCCGTGGACTGTATCGCCCTCCAGTCGACCGAAGACGAGCACGGACGCCGCTATCCGGAATTCTTCCGCATCAATTTTTCGCGTTGCATCTTCTGCGGCTATTGCGAGGAGGCCTGCCCCACCTACGCCATACAACTTACGCCCGACTTCGAGATGTGCGAGTTCAACCGGCAAAACCTGGTTTATGAGAAGGAAGATCTTCTGATCAGCGGCCAGGGCAAATATCCGGGCTACAACTTCTACCGCGTGGCCGGTTTGGCCATCAAGGACAAGGGCAAGGGCGAAGCCGAGAATGAGGCGGCGCCCGTGGACGTGCGCAGCCTGCTGCCCTGA
- the nuoJ gene encoding NADH-quinone oxidoreductase subunit J — MNEVFYIAAGVAVFSTLLAITRLNAVHSLLYMVVSLMAVAVIFFVLGAPYIAALQAIVYAGAIMVLFIFVIMMLNQGPESAKQERAWLSPRMWIGPAAMAAVLFVELALILRGDGNSLPGTRIVEPKEVALALYGPYFLVVELGSMLLLAGLVGAYHLGRRPPEPPKEERS, encoded by the coding sequence ATGAACGAGGTCTTTTACATAGCGGCTGGCGTCGCGGTCTTCTCGACCCTGCTCGCGATCACGCGCCTCAATGCCGTGCATTCGCTGCTTTATATGGTCGTGTCCCTCATGGCGGTGGCGGTCATCTTCTTCGTCCTGGGTGCGCCCTACATTGCGGCCCTGCAGGCCATCGTCTATGCCGGCGCCATCATGGTGTTGTTCATTTTCGTGATCATGATGTTGAATCAGGGGCCCGAATCCGCCAAACAGGAGCGCGCCTGGCTCAGCCCGCGGATGTGGATAGGTCCGGCGGCCATGGCCGCGGTGCTCTTTGTCGAACTGGCCCTGATTCTGCGCGGCGATGGCAATTCCCTGCCCGGCACCCGCATCGTGGAACCGAAGGAAGTGGCTCTCGCCCTCTACGGGCCCTATTTCCTGGTGGTCGAGCTTGGCTCGATGCTGCTGCTCGCGGGGCTCGTCGGCGCCTACCACCTCGGTCGGCGCCCCCCGGAACCCCCCAAGGAGGAACGCTCATGA
- the nuoK gene encoding NADH-quinone oxidoreductase subunit NuoK — protein MATIPMEYGLALAASLFMLGLLGLLVRRNIIYMLMCVEIMLNASGLAFVVAGSRWEQPDGQIVFLIIMTMAAAEVAVALALVLRFYQQFKTLDGDAASLMRG, from the coding sequence ATGGCAACCATTCCCATGGAGTACGGGCTGGCACTGGCCGCCTCGCTCTTTATGCTGGGCCTGCTGGGCCTGCTGGTCCGGCGCAACATCATTTACATGCTCATGTGCGTCGAAATCATGCTCAACGCCTCCGGCCTCGCCTTTGTGGTCGCCGGGTCCCGGTGGGAGCAGCCCGACGGCCAGATCGTGTTCTTGATAATCATGACCATGGCGGCCGCGGAGGTCGCCGTCGCCCTCGCCCTGGTGCTCCGCTTCTACCAGCAATTCAAGACGCTGGACGGCGACGCGGCCAGCCTGATGCGCGGTTAA
- the nuoL gene encoding NADH-quinone oxidoreductase subunit L, producing MVSILWTIPAFPLAGFLILALFGGGLTRKESTRIGVGSVGLSALAALVVAIAFFAGGAEARTQTLWEWVAADGFSSAISFRLDALSLLMVLVVTLIGFLIHVYSTEYMAHDDSYARFFACMNLFVAAMLVLVLADNFLFLFLGWEGVGLCSYLLIGFWYSDPANGKAATKAFLTTRVGDVALVIGLFYIYAQLGTLDIATALQRAPHAWAAGSAAATFAALCLLGGALGKSGQLPLQVWLPDAMAGPTPVSALIHAATMVTAGVYLIARTHPIFELAPSVQHFVGIIGAATLLIAGTCALVQRDIKRVLAYSTISQIGYMFLALGAGAWSAAMFHFMTHAIFKALLFMAAGAIILSLHHEQDMFKMGGLRRQLPLVFWTFLIGALSLAALPLVTAGFYSKDMILWEVWSSPLGGKGLWAAGLLGAFITSLYTFRMVFITFFGESNTLVSSLPGRAVKIPLVVLAVGATLAGFLELPRTLGHWPAFSHYLEHVLPAPGFAFGPLNIELALQGAAACVVAAGLFIAWACFLPRKPVVERLATSSMGGALHRLLTAGWGFDALYHFLLVAPFGASARANRADGVDLAFVGVDKTVNGVAQLFRLTQTGKLRWYMAGIAAGAIAATYLVVYR from the coding sequence ATCGTGTCGATACTCTGGACCATACCCGCCTTTCCCCTCGCGGGCTTTCTTATCCTCGCCCTCTTCGGCGGGGGGCTGACGCGCAAGGAATCCACGCGCATCGGCGTGGGCAGCGTGGGCCTCAGCGCCCTGGCCGCCCTCGTCGTAGCCATCGCCTTCTTCGCGGGCGGCGCGGAAGCGCGTACCCAGACCCTGTGGGAGTGGGTGGCGGCCGACGGATTCTCCTCCGCGATTTCCTTCCGCCTCGATGCCCTGTCCCTCTTGATGGTGCTGGTTGTCACCCTGATCGGCTTCCTCATTCATGTCTACTCCACGGAGTACATGGCCCACGACGACAGCTATGCGCGATTCTTTGCCTGCATGAATCTCTTCGTCGCCGCCATGCTGGTTCTCGTGCTGGCGGACAACTTCCTCTTCCTCTTCCTGGGCTGGGAGGGGGTGGGGCTGTGCAGCTATCTGCTCATCGGCTTCTGGTACAGCGATCCCGCGAACGGGAAAGCCGCTACCAAAGCCTTCCTCACCACCCGCGTGGGCGACGTGGCCCTGGTGATTGGCCTCTTCTATATCTACGCCCAACTCGGAACCCTCGACATCGCCACCGCGCTCCAGCGCGCGCCCCACGCCTGGGCCGCGGGGTCGGCCGCCGCGACCTTCGCCGCGCTCTGCCTCCTCGGCGGTGCGCTGGGCAAGTCCGGACAGTTGCCCCTTCAGGTCTGGCTGCCCGACGCCATGGCGGGTCCCACGCCTGTGAGCGCCCTGATTCACGCCGCCACGATGGTGACGGCGGGTGTTTATCTCATCGCGCGCACCCACCCGATCTTTGAGCTGGCCCCCTCCGTACAGCATTTTGTCGGCATCATCGGCGCCGCCACCCTGCTCATCGCCGGCACGTGCGCCCTCGTCCAGCGCGACATCAAGCGGGTCCTGGCCTATTCCACCATCAGCCAGATCGGCTACATGTTCCTCGCCCTCGGCGCGGGGGCCTGGTCGGCGGCCATGTTTCACTTCATGACCCACGCGATCTTCAAAGCCCTGCTCTTCATGGCGGCGGGCGCCATCATCCTGAGCCTGCACCACGAGCAGGACATGTTCAAGATGGGCGGCCTCCGGCGCCAGTTGCCCCTCGTGTTCTGGACCTTCCTCATCGGCGCATTGTCGCTCGCGGCCCTGCCCCTCGTGACCGCAGGCTTCTACAGCAAGGACATGATCCTCTGGGAAGTCTGGTCCTCGCCCCTGGGCGGGAAGGGCCTCTGGGCCGCCGGGCTTCTGGGCGCCTTTATTACCTCCCTCTATACCTTCCGCATGGTCTTCATCACCTTCTTCGGTGAGTCCAACACCCTCGTGTCATCCCTGCCCGGTCGCGCGGTGAAGATCCCCCTGGTGGTCCTGGCCGTCGGCGCGACCCTGGCCGGATTCCTGGAGTTGCCCCGCACGCTTGGACACTGGCCGGCCTTCTCCCACTATCTGGAGCATGTGCTGCCCGCGCCCGGCTTCGCCTTCGGCCCGCTGAACATCGAGCTCGCCCTTCAAGGGGCCGCGGCTTGTGTCGTGGCCGCGGGCCTGTTCATCGCCTGGGCCTGTTTTCTTCCCCGGAAGCCCGTTGTTGAGCGTCTTGCCACCTCGTCCATGGGCGGCGCGCTTCATCGCCTCCTCACGGCGGGATGGGGATTCGACGCCCTTTATCATTTTCTGCTGGTGGCCCCCTTTGGCGCATCGGCCCGTGCCAACCGCGCCGACGGCGTCGATCTGGCCTTCGTCGGCGTCGACAAGACCGTGAATGGCGTGGCCCAACTCTTTAGACTGACGCAGACTGGAAAGCTGCGGTGGTACATGGCCGGGATTGCCGCCGGTGCCATTGCGGCCACCTACCTGGTGGTGTACCGATGA